The following coding sequences lie in one Synechococcus sp. PCC 7336 genomic window:
- a CDS encoding polyamine aminopropyltransferase — MAGSVSEPVPIAEEREDCNSIALNQTQYRWLLAATAVSSGCGLAAELLLGTLASYLVGNEAIAYGVAVGGFLAAMGLGAYLSRYVASAGEGEGEHQQQALLLHRFARVELLLGPLTAALPLGLFALFAFNGSLWLGLVLATLLLGTLAGMEVPLLTRLVEPDRGVRNALAGVLALDYVGALIGSLAFPIVLLPLVGMFPAAALIGALPPLTVFALRGNFPVLRRWGVAGLAIGLLLLGFAPLALPLSDRLEDNLYNAPIVMRQQSPYQRIVLTRFGRDIRLFLDGDLQLSTLDEYRYHEALVHPAMSAAGPVRQVLVLGAGDGMAVREVLKWPQVERVVLVELDAAVIDLARHHPLLRQVNQGALDDPRVEIQIADAFLAAPQLPERFDAIVADFPDPDRPALAKLYSKGFYQRLLPRLAPDGVLVTQASTPFFAPLAIDCIATTLASTGLSVHPYTVSVPSFGPWGFVLASRTPIQPEELSLPVPTRFLSAAGLPDLFHLPADLELGHAAINRLSHPVLVGYQTDPEWAAYN, encoded by the coding sequence ATGGCGGGATCGGTTTCTGAACCTGTACCGATTGCAGAGGAGAGGGAGGACTGCAATTCGATCGCCCTCAATCAGACGCAATATCGCTGGCTGCTCGCGGCTACGGCGGTGTCGTCAGGCTGCGGTCTGGCGGCGGAATTGTTGTTGGGCACATTAGCCAGTTATCTGGTGGGCAATGAGGCGATCGCCTACGGCGTGGCCGTGGGGGGCTTTCTGGCGGCGATGGGCCTAGGCGCTTACCTCAGTCGCTACGTGGCCAGTGCTGGTGAAGGAGAAGGCGAACATCAGCAGCAAGCCTTACTGCTGCATCGATTCGCTCGAGTGGAACTGTTGCTCGGTCCCCTGACCGCCGCCCTGCCGCTTGGATTGTTCGCACTGTTTGCCTTTAACGGTTCCCTCTGGCTGGGTCTGGTGTTGGCCACGCTTCTGCTCGGCACCCTCGCCGGTATGGAGGTGCCCTTACTGACTCGATTGGTGGAACCGGATCGAGGGGTGCGCAATGCGCTGGCTGGAGTGCTGGCGCTGGATTATGTGGGGGCTTTGATCGGCTCTTTGGCCTTTCCCATTGTGTTGTTGCCGTTGGTCGGCATGTTTCCTGCAGCAGCCCTGATTGGGGCGCTACCGCCGCTGACCGTCTTTGCCTTGAGAGGCAATTTTCCGGTGCTGCGCCGTTGGGGAGTGGCGGGGCTAGCCATAGGACTGTTGCTATTGGGATTTGCGCCGCTGGCCCTGCCCTTGAGCGATCGCCTCGAAGACAATCTCTACAACGCCCCGATTGTGATGCGACAGCAGTCCCCTTACCAGCGCATTGTTCTGACCCGTTTCGGTCGAGATATTCGCTTGTTTCTAGATGGCGACCTGCAGCTCTCGACATTAGATGAATATCGCTATCACGAGGCCCTAGTGCATCCGGCGATGAGTGCGGCTGGGCCTGTCCGTCAGGTGTTGGTGTTGGGGGCTGGAGATGGGATGGCGGTGCGAGAGGTGCTCAAATGGCCGCAGGTGGAGCGAGTGGTGTTGGTGGAACTCGATGCTGCCGTGATTGACCTCGCCCGCCACCATCCATTACTGCGACAGGTTAACCAAGGGGCTCTCGACGATCCGAGAGTTGAGATTCAAATCGCCGATGCGTTTTTAGCCGCCCCCCAACTGCCCGAGCGCTTCGATGCGATCGTGGCGGATTTTCCCGATCCCGATCGCCCCGCCTTGGCCAAACTCTACAGCAAAGGGTTTTACCAGCGGCTCCTGCCCCGACTGGCTCCTGATGGGGTATTGGTCACCCAAGCCTCGACGCCATTTTTTGCCCCCTTAGCGATCGACTGTATTGCCACCACACTGGCCTCCACCGGATTGTCGGTCCATCCCTACACTGTTTCAGTGCCTAGCTTCGGTCCCTGGGGGTTTGTCTTAGCCTCTCGCACCCCCATCCAGCCCGAAGAGTTATCCCTGCCGGTGCCAACTCGCTTTCTCAGTGCTGCAGGATTGCCTGACCTGTTTCACCTCCCTGCCGATCTCGAACTGGGACATGCCGCCATTAACCGACTGTCCCATCCTGTCCTGGTGGGCTATCAAACCGATCCCGAGTGGGCGGCGTACAATTAA
- a CDS encoding HupE/UreJ family protein, translated as MRQLGSVALGAIAVLLVAAAPSLAHHPFGGGTPDNVVEAFLSGTGHPLIGIDHLAFVIASGLLAAAIGGGLLIPAAFVVASMLGTGIHLMSIDLPVPEVVISASVLLFGVFLALKTPPSRPIAIGLAAIAGIFHGHAYGEAIFGAEMGALVAYLLGFAFIQMAIAVAAYWIAKAVLDKLMEPSGLALRFAGFVICGVGVTFLTTLVVDAIFPA; from the coding sequence TTGCGCCAACTAGGATCTGTGGCATTGGGGGCGATCGCGGTACTTCTTGTCGCCGCCGCGCCTTCTTTAGCTCACCATCCCTTCGGTGGAGGAACGCCCGATAATGTCGTGGAAGCGTTTCTATCCGGTACGGGGCATCCGCTAATCGGTATTGACCATCTGGCGTTTGTGATTGCCTCTGGCCTGTTGGCTGCTGCCATCGGTGGTGGCTTGCTGATTCCCGCCGCGTTCGTGGTCGCGTCGATGCTGGGTACGGGCATTCATTTGATGAGTATCGATCTACCTGTGCCTGAGGTGGTGATTTCGGCGTCGGTGCTACTCTTTGGGGTTTTTCTGGCGCTGAAGACGCCCCCCAGTCGCCCCATCGCGATCGGGCTGGCGGCGATTGCCGGGATTTTTCACGGACATGCTTATGGCGAGGCTATCTTTGGCGCCGAGATGGGAGCGCTCGTTGCCTACCTGCTGGGATTTGCGTTCATTCAGATGGCGATCGCCGTGGCGGCTTACTGGATAGCCAAAGCTGTGCTCGACAAGTTGATGGAACCGTCGGGTCTGGCGCTGCGTTTTGCGGGCTTCGTCATTTGCGGTGTTGGTGTTACGTTCCTGACGACCCTGGTTGTTGATGCCATCTTCCCGGCTTGA
- a CDS encoding helix-turn-helix transcriptional regulator, whose protein sequence is MPVHKIATAEGKTDASVRRAAQLLCEQPCSEAEIGREELLSAPLPIPKAQRMAEFFSVLADPNRLRLLSILAERELCVCDLAAIAEMSESAVSHQLRTLRAMRLVRYRKQGRNVFYTLNDSHVLALYRTAAEHLDESTSA, encoded by the coding sequence ATGCCTGTCCACAAGATTGCTACTGCTGAAGGGAAAACGGATGCGAGCGTTAGGCGTGCCGCTCAATTGCTATGCGAACAGCCCTGCTCCGAAGCTGAAATCGGTCGAGAAGAGCTGCTTTCTGCTCCGCTCCCAATCCCCAAAGCCCAGAGAATGGCTGAGTTCTTCAGCGTTTTGGCAGATCCCAATCGACTGAGGTTGCTATCCATTTTGGCCGAACGAGAATTGTGTGTATGCGACCTAGCCGCGATCGCCGAGATGTCGGAATCGGCAGTGTCCCATCAACTGAGGACGTTACGAGCGATGCGGCTAGTGCGTTACCGCAAGCAAGGACGCAACGTTTTCTATACCCTCAACGACAGTCACGTTCTCGCTCTTTATCGAACAGCTGCCGAGCACTTAGATGAATCGACCTCAGCCTAA
- a CDS encoding DUF4178 domain-containing protein, with translation MLWVVIALLAIAIGLLLLALSRQSASKSVQEAMLPTLFTLRTGDIVQYLDEDWIVRGQLTYTEDDFTWLEYMLQDGDRICWLAVEEDDFVTTALLAPTRDLDVTLPPPKQLSFEGNVYQQVERGTARMTRIGTTGIRRAETCRYYDYEGPDKRLLSIEDWDGDIEVTAGQSVRPDILRLLPGGGLD, from the coding sequence ATGCTGTGGGTTGTTATTGCACTGTTGGCGATCGCGATCGGGCTTCTCTTGCTTGCCCTCAGCCGCCAATCGGCCTCCAAATCCGTGCAAGAGGCTATGCTTCCAACGCTGTTCACCTTGCGTACAGGAGATATCGTGCAGTATCTCGATGAAGACTGGATTGTACGGGGGCAGCTCACCTATACCGAGGACGATTTCACCTGGTTGGAATACATGCTGCAGGATGGCGATCGCATTTGCTGGCTGGCGGTGGAAGAAGACGATTTTGTCACAACAGCTCTGCTGGCTCCCACCCGCGATCTCGATGTCACCCTGCCGCCCCCCAAACAACTCTCGTTTGAGGGGAATGTCTACCAACAGGTTGAGCGCGGCACAGCTCGCATGACCCGAATCGGGACCACGGGAATTCGTCGGGCTGAAACCTGTCGCTACTACGATTACGAAGGACCAGATAAGCGCCTGCTCTCGATTGAAGATTGGGATGGGGATATTGAAGTGACGGCGGGGCAATCGGTGCGTCCCGATATCCTCAGATTGCTGCCAGGAGGCGGTCTAGACTGA
- a CDS encoding metallothionein: MKCACEPCLCIVGINSAVQKDGKYYCSEACASGHADGSTGCAHSGCNCHS; the protein is encoded by the coding sequence ATGAAATGTGCTTGCGAACCATGCCTATGCATTGTGGGTATCAACTCGGCTGTGCAGAAGGATGGCAAGTATTACTGCAGCGAGGCTTGCGCCAGCGGTCATGCCGATGGCTCGACAGGCTGCGCCCACTCGGGATGCAATTGTCATAGTTAG
- a CDS encoding DUF350 domain-containing protein, with protein MEKETLAQGSASMVDCVRERLGGLGPVPILIQVISTIGWAVLAVLLCYGGVKLFDLLDPIDYRQEIERGNIAAAIVVAAVILALASIVIVSIAV; from the coding sequence TTGGAGAAAGAGACGCTTGCGCAGGGTTCTGCCTCTATGGTGGATTGTGTGCGCGAGCGTTTAGGAGGACTCGGACCAGTGCCAATTTTGATTCAGGTAATCTCGACAATTGGATGGGCCGTTCTGGCTGTGTTGCTTTGTTACGGAGGAGTGAAGCTATTCGATCTGCTCGATCCGATTGATTATCGGCAGGAAATCGAGCGCGGCAACATCGCAGCGGCGATTGTGGTGGCTGCGGTAATTTTAGCGCTGGCGAGTATTGTCATAGTCTCCATCGCAGTGTAG